A region from the Nocardioides exalbidus genome encodes:
- a CDS encoding tripartite tricarboxylate transporter TctB family protein, whose amino-acid sequence MSTSLDTDRQTPDAPPPATPDRDMAQLGLAALLVVVGAYTFYDATTLRIGFGDPVGPRVFPYVIGAVTVALGLLLVLATLRGNVPEAEGGEDIDLRQPADWITVAKLVGVLLFTVLTISFVGWALSGAILFVGSAWALGSRTLVRDVIVGLVLSVASWYFFHEGLGVILPAGILDGVL is encoded by the coding sequence GTGAGCACATCACTCGACACCGACCGTCAGACACCTGACGCACCCCCGCCCGCGACACCCGACCGCGACATGGCCCAGCTCGGCCTGGCCGCGCTGCTGGTCGTGGTGGGCGCCTACACCTTCTACGACGCCACCACCCTGCGGATCGGGTTCGGCGACCCGGTCGGACCGCGCGTGTTCCCCTACGTCATCGGCGCGGTGACGGTCGCGCTCGGGCTGCTGCTCGTGCTGGCCACCCTCCGCGGCAACGTGCCCGAGGCCGAGGGCGGCGAGGACATCGACCTGCGGCAGCCCGCCGACTGGATCACGGTCGCCAAGCTCGTCGGCGTCCTCCTCTTCACCGTGCTGACGATCTCGTTCGTCGGCTGGGCGCTGAGCGGCGCGATCCTCTTCGTCGGCTCCGCCTGGGCGCTGGGCAGCCGGACGCTCGTGCGCGACGTCATCGTCGGCCTCGTGCTGTCCGTGGCCAGCTGGTACTTCTTCCACGAGGGGCTGGGCGTCATCCTCCCGGCCGGCATCCTGGACGGGGTGCTCTGA
- a CDS encoding tripartite tricarboxylate transporter permease, with translation MDSLNLLMDGFGAILTPQNLLFAAIGVLLGTFVGVLPGIGPAMAIALLLPVTYGLEPIPAFIMFAGIYYGGMYGGSTTAILLNTPGESASVMTALEGNLMAKAGRASQALATAAIGSFIAGTIGTMLVVFFAPALASVAVEIGAPSYFALMVLAMVSVTSVLGGSPLRGFIALFLGLTIGLVGLDLNTGQTRLSFDQPLLAGRIDVVVVAVAIFALGEAFWVAAHLRRSPVRIIPVGQPWLSGKDLKRSWGPWLRGTAFGFPFGAVPAGGAEIPTFLSFVTEKKLAVRRGQDEFGKGAIEGVAGPEAANNASAAGTFVPLLALGLPVTATSAVMLSAFQGYGIEPGPSLMTDQPELVWALLASLLVGNALLLVLNLPLAPLWAKLLRIPRPQLYAGILFFATLGAYASNLEAFDLFLLLVLGLLGLMMRRFALPVLPLILGVILGPLMEFRLREAMAISGGDVSALWSEPLAVVIYVIVAVAVIAPLVVRRVRPAPAAVAADIEESTEEEKVR, from the coding sequence ATGGACAGCCTCAACCTGCTGATGGACGGCTTCGGCGCCATCCTCACCCCGCAGAACCTGCTCTTCGCCGCGATCGGCGTGCTGCTCGGCACGTTCGTCGGCGTGCTGCCCGGCATCGGACCGGCGATGGCCATCGCGCTGCTGCTTCCGGTGACCTACGGCCTGGAGCCGATCCCGGCGTTCATCATGTTCGCCGGCATCTACTACGGCGGCATGTACGGCGGCTCGACGACGGCGATCCTGCTGAACACCCCCGGTGAGTCCGCGTCGGTGATGACGGCCCTCGAGGGCAACCTGATGGCCAAGGCGGGGCGGGCGTCGCAGGCGCTGGCCACCGCGGCCATCGGGTCGTTCATCGCCGGGACGATCGGCACGATGCTCGTGGTCTTCTTCGCCCCCGCGCTCGCCTCGGTGGCGGTCGAGATCGGCGCACCGTCCTACTTCGCACTGATGGTGCTCGCGATGGTCAGCGTCACCAGCGTGCTGGGCGGATCGCCGCTGCGCGGCTTCATCGCGCTGTTCCTCGGCCTCACCATCGGCCTCGTCGGGCTCGACCTCAACACCGGCCAGACGCGGTTGAGCTTCGACCAGCCGCTCCTGGCGGGCCGCATCGACGTCGTCGTCGTGGCCGTCGCGATCTTCGCCCTCGGCGAGGCGTTCTGGGTCGCCGCCCACCTGCGCCGCAGCCCGGTGCGGATCATCCCGGTGGGCCAGCCCTGGCTGAGCGGCAAGGACCTCAAGCGCTCCTGGGGTCCGTGGCTGCGCGGGACGGCCTTCGGCTTCCCGTTCGGCGCGGTGCCCGCGGGCGGTGCCGAGATCCCGACGTTCCTCTCCTTCGTCACCGAGAAGAAGCTCGCCGTCCGGCGCGGTCAGGACGAGTTCGGCAAGGGCGCCATCGAGGGCGTGGCCGGACCGGAGGCCGCCAACAACGCGTCCGCGGCCGGCACCTTCGTGCCCCTCCTGGCCCTCGGCCTGCCGGTCACCGCGACCTCGGCGGTGATGCTCTCGGCCTTCCAGGGATACGGCATCGAGCCGGGCCCCAGCCTGATGACCGACCAGCCCGAGCTGGTGTGGGCGCTGCTCGCCAGCCTGCTGGTCGGCAACGCGCTCCTGCTGGTGCTCAACCTGCCGCTCGCGCCGCTGTGGGCCAAGCTGCTGCGCATCCCGCGACCGCAGCTCTACGCCGGCATCCTGTTCTTCGCCACCCTGGGTGCGTACGCCAGCAACCTCGAGGCCTTCGACCTCTTCCTGCTGCTCGTGCTCGGGCTGCTCGGGCTGATGATGCGGCGGTTCGCGCTGCCGGTGCTGCCGCTGATCCTCGGTGTCATCCTCGGCCCGCTCATGGAGTTCCGCCTGCGCGAGGCGATGGCGATCTCCGGTGGTGACGTCTCCGCGCTCTGGAGCGAGCCGCTCGCGGTGGTCATCTATGTCATCGTGGCGGTTGCCGTGATCGCTCCGCTCGTGGTCCGCCGGGTGCGTCCCGCGCCCGCCGCGGTGGCGGCCGACATCGAGGAATCGACCGAAGAGGAGAAGGTGCGATGA
- a CDS encoding universal stress protein: MTTIVVGWTPDEYGEAALARAIDEAKLRDGKVVVVNATRGDALVDERYADEDELAALAVELGGAGIEVDVRRSMGADVGDQVLSVAGDVSADLVVIGLRRRSPVGKLLMGSVAQRILLGADCAVLAVKPQE, from the coding sequence ATGACGACCATCGTGGTGGGCTGGACGCCCGACGAGTACGGCGAGGCAGCCCTGGCGCGTGCCATCGACGAGGCGAAGCTCCGCGACGGCAAGGTCGTGGTGGTCAACGCCACCCGCGGCGACGCCCTCGTCGACGAGAGGTACGCCGACGAGGACGAGCTCGCCGCACTGGCGGTCGAGCTGGGCGGTGCCGGCATCGAGGTCGACGTACGCCGCTCGATGGGCGCCGACGTCGGCGACCAGGTGCTCTCGGTCGCGGGCGACGTGTCCGCCGACCTGGTCGTCATCGGCCTGCGCCGGCGCTCGCCGGTCGGCAAGCTGTTGATGGGCAGCGTCGCGCAGCGCATCCTGCTCGGTGCGGACTGCGCGGTGCTGGCGGTCAAGCCGCAGGAGTGA